CCTTCTTGTTTTAGCATTTCAACATAATCCTCAATTGTAAAATCTGTATGGATGCCTAATGCCTGTAATACATCGGCACTACCGGATGCACTTGAGATTTTACGATTTCCATGTTTAGCAACAGGAACACCGCTAGCAGCAAGAACGAATGCGCTTGTTGTACTAATATTAAAGCTTTTTAGTCCATCTCCACCGGTACCGCAATTATCCAAATAAGAGTCTTCTGGAACGGGAACTGGTAAGGCATTTGCTTTCATAACTGTTGCGAGTGCAGCAATCTCTTGTACCGTTTCACCTTTTGCACTTAAAGCAATAAGGAAATCTGCAATTTCATCCTTTGGTGTCTCTTCATTAAATACGATTTTTACTGCTTCAATCATTTCTTCATATGGTAAGTTTTCACCTTTGCTCACACGATTTGTGAATTCAAAAATAGTCATATTCTTCATCCTCCTAAATGTAATATTTAAGAATAGATGGAAAATAAAAAAGTCCTCTACAAAAGGGAAATCCCTTTTGTAGAGGACGATTTAAACCGCGTTGCCACCTCTGTTGAAGTAATATAAATTACTTCCACCTTGGCGTGTTTTAAGTATCTAATACGTAAAACACTTCCTTATAACGTAGGAAAAACGTCAGCAGACTCACGCCAGCTGCTCTCATAAGGCCCATTCACGAAAGACATGGACTAGTTCACACCAACCACTAGCTCTCTAAACCATGTGAATTTCGCTACTATTCTTATTCATCAATTTAACTCGGCTATTCTCATCTAAACTAAATCTAAGCTCTTCTCGAAACGGTGGATGCGCTACCGCAACCTTTCTCCGTTACCGAACAAATAGTTAAGTTGAATTGTAGACTTAAAAAATAAATTTGTCAATGTATTCTGACAAAATAACAGCTACCAAAAGGATATGCTAGAAATAAATATTTATGAATGTCAATAGGGGAAGGTTGTTACATGTCTCTTAATTTAGAAAAAGAAATTACGTAATTTTATTAGTTTAAAAAATAACGCTGCATCTCTAGCCATTTTATCATTGCGTCTCATATGGGGAGCTAAGCATCGAAAAAATTGCTCATCACAAAATGGTGATCTACCGTATCTTAAATAACATTCATCATGCATTTTGCAACATGCATCCACGGGGTTCGTTGGTAAGCCAGGGCCACTACAGCCAGGGCCGCAGTATCGATAACCAGGATAACATATTCCTAGTCTTAAACGTCTTCTTCTCAAGATGATTCTACCTCTTTTCTTTTATTAACTAATAGAAATAGAATATGGTTTTACAATAGGAATAGGAACGGCGTATAGAGTAGAGTAAATAGACTAGAAAAAGGAATAAAAAAAGAACAAACGAATTTGCCAGTGGTTTTGTGATAGCAAATTGTTTGTTCTTAAATATATTTATCTGCGATTTTGAATTAAATCTTTAAAATTTAAACGTTTATTTAAAAGATACATAATCGGTGCCCCAATAGTTAATACAACAAATTCACCAACTGCACAAGTAAACCAAGTCCACAGGAACAATCCCCATGGAATACCATAAGCTAAGTGCAATTCTATCGTAATGATGAACATCGTGAAGGTAAATAAAAATGAGTTGATAATAAGGCGTGCCCAGATGTTTTTCACAAATTTACAAATTAAAATAAAGATTGCAAGAGTAATAATCGAATGTCCCACACCGAACACTAAATCATACAAACCTAATGGTGAAAATAAATTCGCTATAAACACACCAATTACAACACCCGTCATATAAAGAGGGTTAAAGGCAACTAAGTGGTTAAATATTTCAGATACACGGAATTGAAATTCCCCATATCCAAAAGGTGCAATTATTAATGTGATAGCTACATATAGAGCTGCAACTAAACCGATAGTAGCAATAAATTTCGTTTTCATATTCACTTCTCCTTAGTTTTTTTTCGTGGGATGGTTACGAACCACGGTGTATTAAATCTCATATTGAAAACGGATGATAAGATAAACACACAATTTAATATATTAACATAAATGCAAAAATAGGTCAAAATAGTGTGATTCACAATTAAATTTAATTGTAAATTAATCACATTAAGTCGGAAGGGAATAAACAACTTTTTTTATTATATTAATATAATATTAACTTTACAAGAAACCTTATACTGATTGGATAATTTAGCGCTTTAAAGCGATAAATTAATATATTTGACTCAATATTTAGAAAATTAACAAAGTCTGAAGATTCACAATGTTATTGACTATTATAGTTATCGGCTGTAATATAGCGGTAAACTCACATAAAGTAGAATACTAGAGCGGATATGTGTAACCAATATCATGTGAGAAAGAAAGACAAATGGGGGAAACAACGTATGAAAAAGCTATCTTTTTTATTATTTGGTTTAATTCTACTGCTTGCTGCGTGTGGTAGCGGGGGTAGTAGTGAACCTTCTAATGAACCTGCTGAATCAACTGAAAATACAAATGGTACAGCAGAGGAAACGCCGACAGAAACAAAATCTTATAAAATTGGTATTACTCAAATTGTAGAGCATGCATCATTAGATTCTGCGACAGAAGGATTTATTGCAGCTATTGAGGAATCTGGCTTAGATGTAGAGTTCGTGAAAGAGAACGCGCAAAATGATCAAAGTATGAATATAACAATTGCGCAAAAATTAGTGAGTGAAAATGTTGACTTAATCTTTGCTAATTCAACTCCGTCAGCGCAAGCTGCGAAAAGTGCGACAGGTGATATTCCTATCATATTTACGTCAGTAACTGACCCAGTTGGAGCAGAGTTAGTTGACTCGATGGAAGCGCCAGGTGCTAACGTAACAGGTACGGTTGACTTACATCCAGAAACAATTTCTAATACAGTAGACTTTATTGTTGATGAGCTTGGTGTTACAAAAGTAGGAACGATATACAACACAGGTGAACAAAACTCTGTAGTTCAAGTAAAACAAATGAAAGAATTATTAGAGGCAAAAGGTGCAACATTAACTGAGGCTTCAGTTTCAACATCTGCAGAAGTAAAGCAAGCTGCTGAATCTTTACTAGGCCAAGTAGAAGCATTTTATATTATTACAGATAACACAGTTGTATCAGCACTTTCTACAGTAGTGGATGTAGCAAATACAAATCAATTACCTTTAATCGTTGGTGAATTAGATTCAGTTGCTGGTGGCGGATTAGCTGCATACGGTTTCTCATATTATGATATCGGTTATGAAGCAGGAGAAATGGCTGTGAAAATTTTAAAAGGTGAAGCAACACCATCAGAAATTCCAGCAGCATATCCAGCAAACTTAAAATTAGTGATTAATAAAGCTACAGCTGAAACAATCGGCGTAGAAATCCAAGATTCATGGAATGCGGAAGTAATCGAATAATTCGTTCCGCATACAAATAAAAAAATGATTTGTTATAAAGAGCAAGGAGATGATTCAAAATGTTCATAGCATTTACAGCACTGTTTGGTTCAATTGAACAAGGAATCATCTATGCAATTATGGCACTCGGAGTGTATTTAACATTCCGAGTGTTAGATTTTCCAGATTTAACGGTTGACGGGAGCTTTGTAACGGGTGCAGCTACAGCAGCAATGATGATTGCGTTAGGCTACCATCCGATTTTAGCTACTTTAACGGCTGTTGTTGCTGGATTTATTGCAGGATGTATGACTGGTTTATTACATACTAAAGGAAATATTAATCCGCTTTTATCAGGGATTTTAATGATGATTGCATTGTATTCCATTAATCTACGCATTATGGGACTAACTTCAGAGGATGCAATTGTACGCCCAAGTATTCCGCTGTTAAACGAAGAAACAATTTTTTCACAGTTTCAAAGTTTTTGGAGCAATTTAGGAATTGACGGTGCATTAACAAGTTTTGTGAAAGAAACTTTGGGATTCCAAACAGCACCACAAACTTGGGGAACAATTCTTCTTGTTTTAGTAATTACAATTGCTATTAAAATAATAGCAGACTGGTTCTTAAAAACAGAAGTGGGATTAGCAATCCGTGCAACAGGCGATAACAAAAGAATGATTAGAAGCTTCTCGGCGAACACGGATTCGTTGATCGTATTAGGCTTAGGTCTTTCCAATGCATTAGTTGCATTTGCTGGATCATTAATCGCTCAATATTCTAAATTCTCAGATGTGAATATGGGGATTGGGATGATTGTTATTGGGCTTGCATCAGTCATTATCGGTGAAGCGATATTTGGTACAAAAACAATCTTCCGTACAACTCTTGCAATTGTAATGGGTGCAATAATTTACCGAATTATTTACGCACTTGCGTTACAGGTTAAGTGGCTAGATTCCGGAGATATGAAATTAATTACAGCAATCATCGTAATTTTAGCACTTGTGATTCCACAGATTATTAATAAGCAACGAGAGAAAAAACGTAAGGAAAAACGGCGATTAGAGCGTCTGGCGGAGCAACAATTAGGAATGCAAGGAGGGAATGACCTTGCTTAAACTAGAGGGAATTAACAAAATCTTTAATGAAGGTACACTAGATGAAAAAGTGGCTTTAAATAATATTAACTTACATCTGGCTCCTGGGGACTTTGTTACGGTCATTGGAAGTAACGGTGCAGGGAAATCGACGATGTTAAACATGATTGCAGGTGCATTAAGCCCGGATTTTGGTGCAATTTCCATTGATGGAAAAGATGTGACGAAATACCCTGAGTATAAACGTTCAAAATTCATTGGCCGTGTTTTCCAGGACCCAATGGCAGGCACAGCACCAACGATGACGATTGAAGAGAATTTAGCGATTGCATATTCTCGTAATAAAAAACGTGCATTACGATTCGGCGTTAATCGTGAGCGAAAAGATTTCTTCAAAACATCGTTAGAAAAATTGCATCTAAACTTAGAGAATCGTTTAAATGCAAAGGTTGGATTGTTATCTGGTGGTGAGCGTCAAGCATTATCACTATTAATGGCGACCTTTACACAACCATCTATTTTGTTGTTAGATGAACATACAGCTGCACTAGATCCATCTCGTGCAGAGCTTATAACAAACTTAACAAAGCAACTCGTTGAGGAAAACAATTTAACAACATTAATGGTAACTCACAATATGCAACAAGCAATCGATCTCGGAAATCGTTTAATCATGATGGATAAAGGCCAAATCATCTATGAAGTAACTGCTGAAAACAAACCAAGCTTAACAATCCCTGACTTAATGGCAGAATTCGAACGCATCCGCGGTGAAAAAATGGCATCAGACAGAGCATTATTAGGCTAACGATAATCAAGAAAGAACCTACTGAATTTCAGTGGGTTCTTTTTTGTTGGTAAACATGTGAAAATTATAAAATTCAATTTTTATAAATAAATGGAAGGACCTTTTAGTACCAAGGGTTTCTTTGCTTTTTTAACTAAAAATGACCTTTGAAATTATA
Above is a genomic segment from Lysinibacillus sp. PLM2 containing:
- a CDS encoding membrane protein, producing the protein MKTKFIATIGLVAALYVAITLIIAPFGYGEFQFRVSEIFNHLVAFNPLYMTGVVIGVFIANLFSPLGLYDLVFGVGHSIITLAIFILICKFVKNIWARLIINSFLFTFTMFIITIELHLAYGIPWGLFLWTWFTCAVGEFVVLTIGAPIMYLLNKRLNFKDLIQNRR
- a CDS encoding ABC transporter substrate-binding protein, producing the protein MKKLSFLLFGLILLLAACGSGGSSEPSNEPAESTENTNGTAEETPTETKSYKIGITQIVEHASLDSATEGFIAAIEESGLDVEFVKENAQNDQSMNITIAQKLVSENVDLIFANSTPSAQAAKSATGDIPIIFTSVTDPVGAELVDSMEAPGANVTGTVDLHPETISNTVDFIVDELGVTKVGTIYNTGEQNSVVQVKQMKELLEAKGATLTEASVSTSAEVKQAAESLLGQVEAFYIITDNTVVSALSTVVDVANTNQLPLIVGELDSVAGGGLAAYGFSYYDIGYEAGEMAVKILKGEATPSEIPAAYPANLKLVINKATAETIGVEIQDSWNAEVIE
- a CDS encoding ABC transporter permease, producing the protein MFIAFTALFGSIEQGIIYAIMALGVYLTFRVLDFPDLTVDGSFVTGAATAAMMIALGYHPILATLTAVVAGFIAGCMTGLLHTKGNINPLLSGILMMIALYSINLRIMGLTSEDAIVRPSIPLLNEETIFSQFQSFWSNLGIDGALTSFVKETLGFQTAPQTWGTILLVLVITIAIKIIADWFLKTEVGLAIRATGDNKRMIRSFSANTDSLIVLGLGLSNALVAFAGSLIAQYSKFSDVNMGIGMIVIGLASVIIGEAIFGTKTIFRTTLAIVMGAIIYRIIYALALQVKWLDSGDMKLITAIIVILALVIPQIINKQREKKRKEKRRLERLAEQQLGMQGGNDLA
- a CDS encoding ABC transporter ATP-binding protein; this encodes MLKLEGINKIFNEGTLDEKVALNNINLHLAPGDFVTVIGSNGAGKSTMLNMIAGALSPDFGAISIDGKDVTKYPEYKRSKFIGRVFQDPMAGTAPTMTIEENLAIAYSRNKKRALRFGVNRERKDFFKTSLEKLHLNLENRLNAKVGLLSGGERQALSLLMATFTQPSILLLDEHTAALDPSRAELITNLTKQLVEENNLTTLMVTHNMQQAIDLGNRLIMMDKGQIIYEVTAENKPSLTIPDLMAEFERIRGEKMASDRALLG